From Candidatus Cloacimonadota bacterium, one genomic window encodes:
- a CDS encoding nucleotide sugar dehydrogenase produces the protein MLKVSIAPDGREYPLPTEQENEQERNLLLQITKEQRAKGRKIVAVQGLGFVGCVMASVVADAEDKDGNPVYFVHGHQRASKRSFWKVPVINTGVPPVSSSDPEVPEIFHRTVVEKKNFRATSEDSVYSLVDVVVVDIQLDATKPAFGEAEKGYCDITAFREGIRMLGQHINPECLVLVETTVPPGTCQKVVKPILEEEFTKRGIDITQNPPLVAHSYERVMPGSKYVSSIRDFWRVFSGVNQKSIELCREFLSNVLNVEDYPLTQLDSTNASELAKTMENSYRATNIALTLEWARFAEQIGVDIFKVRDAIRKRKGTHDNLLRPSLGVGGYCLTKDPVLANWAMSALFGVKGRLSMAINSVNINDTMPLHTIEIIKREVEDVKNLRITVLGVSYLENVGDTRHSPSKTLVEFLRKDLAHVRTHDPYVEHWDELEEVTVEKDLPEILEGSEVVIFAVGHNQYKDMEPKDLVDMCKTRPLIVDCSNFLDDVTINKYKGLGCKVRGVGKGHIV, from the coding sequence ATGTTAAAAGTATCAATTGCTCCAGATGGTAGGGAGTATCCTCTTCCCACCGAGCAGGAAAACGAACAGGAACGAAATCTTTTGTTGCAAATCACCAAGGAACAGCGCGCCAAGGGCAGAAAGATTGTAGCAGTGCAGGGCTTGGGTTTTGTTGGTTGTGTGATGGCCTCCGTTGTGGCCGATGCCGAAGATAAAGACGGCAATCCAGTTTATTTTGTCCACGGGCATCAGCGTGCATCCAAGCGGTCGTTTTGGAAAGTACCTGTAATCAATACCGGCGTACCTCCCGTTAGCTCCTCCGATCCGGAAGTTCCCGAAATCTTCCATCGCACCGTAGTGGAGAAGAAGAATTTCCGTGCCACCAGCGAAGACAGCGTGTACAGCTTGGTGGACGTTGTAGTGGTGGATATCCAGTTGGACGCCACCAAGCCCGCATTTGGCGAGGCAGAAAAGGGATATTGTGACATCACTGCTTTCCGTGAAGGCATCCGCATGCTGGGTCAGCACATCAATCCCGAATGCCTGGTTTTGGTGGAAACCACAGTACCTCCGGGAACCTGTCAGAAAGTGGTAAAGCCCATTCTGGAAGAAGAATTTACCAAGCGCGGCATCGACATCACACAGAATCCGCCACTGGTAGCGCATTCCTATGAGCGTGTGATGCCGGGAAGCAAGTATGTATCTTCCATCCGCGATTTCTGGCGTGTGTTTTCCGGTGTGAATCAAAAGAGTATTGAACTCTGCCGGGAATTTCTGAGCAATGTGCTGAATGTAGAGGATTATCCTTTGACTCAGCTCGACAGTACCAATGCCAGTGAATTGGCCAAAACCATGGAAAACAGTTATCGTGCCACCAACATCGCCCTTACATTGGAATGGGCGCGTTTTGCCGAGCAGATTGGCGTGGACATCTTCAAAGTGCGTGATGCCATCCGCAAACGCAAAGGCACTCACGACAATCTCTTGCGTCCATCTTTGGGCGTGGGCGGATACTGCCTCACAAAGGATCCCGTATTGGCAAATTGGGCCATGAGCGCTCTCTTTGGTGTGAAAGGCCGGCTTTCGATGGCAATCAACAGCGTAAACATCAATGATACCATGCCCTTGCATACCATCGAGATCATCAAACGTGAAGTAGAAGATGTGAAGAATCTGCGGATCACAGTACTCGGCGTATCTTACCTGGAAAACGTTGGTGACACGCGGCACAGTCCTTCCAAGACTCTGGTTGAGTTCTTGCGGAAAGACCTCGCCCACGTTCGCACTCACGATCCCTATGTGGAACACTGGGATGAACTGGAAGAAGTAACGGTGGAGAAAGACCTCCCAGAAATCCTGGAAGGCAGCGAAGTAGTGATCTTTGCCGTTGGGCACAATCAATACAAGGATATGGAACCCAAAGACTTGGTGGACATGTGCAAGACCCGTCCGCTGATCGTAGATTGCTCGAACTTCCTGGACGATGTAACCATAAACAAATACAAAGGGCTGGGATGCAAAGTACGTGGCGTAGGCAAGGGCCACATAGTCTAA
- a CDS encoding ribonuclease H-like domain-containing protein: MDMDKDRDLYGIEIKELLRESLKKTIEGHFSAHNDDPVFYTRQSYPGKTRIEELPLFPQGIPDVIRTWADIDTETDYRPEDILVLDLETTGLGRSGTLAFMIGLGYFEAGEFWVEQIFLPDPDAEEHSFERLQELMQERSLLITFNGKSFDVPVLEARLLYHQIWLDLRGMEHLDLLHIARRLWKRKLPSCALETIEFYILGHIRDKELDISGSDVPQTYFNFLTTGDAESIRRVFVHNHHDILHSAALFALICDSCKYPPKDGMDIRVDYHALARLYQSQGQNETARRILVDLLSHGEVTADIAHDLAMIYKRAKEMDDALAAFEIAASLDYAPALVEAAKILEKQKSYHKAMQYSQRALALERGRFLQNHKALADIEKRIERLSKKLCSG, from the coding sequence ATGGATATGGATAAGGATCGTGATCTCTATGGCATAGAGATCAAGGAACTACTGCGGGAGAGCCTCAAAAAGACCATTGAGGGGCACTTTTCCGCTCACAATGATGATCCGGTATTCTATACCCGTCAAAGCTATCCCGGCAAAACCAGAATCGAAGAGCTGCCGCTGTTTCCCCAAGGGATTCCGGATGTAATCCGGACTTGGGCAGATATCGACACAGAAACAGATTATAGACCCGAAGACATCCTGGTGCTGGATCTGGAAACTACCGGTTTGGGGCGCAGTGGTACCTTGGCCTTCATGATTGGCCTGGGCTATTTTGAAGCAGGCGAATTTTGGGTGGAGCAGATATTTCTGCCTGATCCCGATGCGGAGGAACACAGTTTTGAACGGCTGCAGGAATTGATGCAAGAACGCAGCCTACTCATCACCTTCAATGGTAAAAGCTTTGATGTGCCGGTGCTGGAAGCACGCCTGTTGTATCATCAGATCTGGCTGGACCTGCGTGGGATGGAGCATCTGGACTTGCTGCATATTGCCCGCAGATTGTGGAAACGCAAGCTTCCCAGTTGCGCACTGGAAACCATTGAATTCTACATCCTGGGGCATATCCGGGACAAGGAACTGGACATCAGCGGGAGCGACGTACCTCAGACCTATTTTAACTTCCTCACTACAGGAGATGCGGAGAGCATCCGCAGAGTATTTGTGCACAATCACCATGATATACTGCACAGTGCCGCACTCTTTGCCCTGATCTGCGATAGCTGCAAGTATCCTCCTAAAGACGGGATGGATATCCGGGTAGATTATCATGCTCTTGCCCGGCTGTATCAAAGCCAGGGACAGAATGAAACAGCCCGGCGGATATTGGTGGATCTGCTCTCGCACGGTGAAGTGACTGCCGATATTGCGCATGATCTGGCCATGATCTACAAAAGGGCCAAAGAGATGGATGATGCACTGGCTGCCTTTGAGATAGCCGCCTCTTTGGACTATGCTCCTGCCCTCGTGGAAGCGGCAAAAATCCTGGAAAAGCAGAAGAGTTATCATAAGGCAATGCAGTACAGCCAAAGAGCACTGGCTTTGGAGCGGGGGCGCTTTCTGCAGAATCACAAGGCGCTGGCAGACATCGAAAAGCGGATAGAGAGGCTAAGTAAGAAGCTCTGCTCCGGTTAA